In Oenanthe melanoleuca isolate GR-GAL-2019-014 chromosome 19, OMel1.0, whole genome shotgun sequence, a genomic segment contains:
- the KCTD7 gene encoding BTB/POZ domain-containing protein KCTD7 translates to MVVVTGQSKASATPDDAMSSSDAEDDFQEPATPTASQAGQALPLLPQQFPEVVPLNVGGMFFTTRLSTLRRYEDTMLAAMFSGRHYIPTDAEGRYFIDRDGTYFGDILNFLRSGDLPPRERVRSVYKEAQYYSIGPLLDNLEDIQPLKGEKVRQAFLGLMPYYKEHLERIIEIAKLRAMQRKARFAKLKVCVFKEEMPITPYECPHFNSLRFERSESEPKLFEHHCEVDVSFGPWEAVADVYDLLHCIVTDLSARGITVDHQCIGVCDKHLINHYYCKRPIYEFKITWW, encoded by the exons TGCCATGTCGAGCTCGGATGCAGAGGATGATTTCCAAGAGCCGGCCACTCCCACCGCcagccaggcaggacaggcgctacctctgctgcctcagcag TTCCCAGAAGTTGTCCCCCTGAACGTGGGGGGGATGTTTTTCACCACCAGGCTGTCGACGCTGCGCAGGTACGAGGACACCATGCTGGCAGCCATGTTCAGTGGCAGGCACTACATCCCCACCGACGCCGAGGGCAGGTACTTCATCGACAGGGATGGCACCTACTTTGG AGACATACTAAACTTCCTACGATCTGGTGACCTGCCCCCCCGAGAGCGAGTGAGGTCAGTGTACAAGGAGGCTCAGTATTATTCCATAGGACCCTTGCTAGACAATCTAGAGGATATCCAGCCtcttaaaggagaaaaagttaGACAAGCTTTCCTGGGCCTAATGCCATATTACAAAG AGCACCTGGAGCGGATCATCGAGATCGCCAAGCTGCGGGCCATGCAGAGGAAGGCCAGGTTTGCCAAGCTGAAGGTGTGTGTGTTCAAGGAGGAGATGCCCATCACCCCCTACGAGTGCCCCCACTTCAACTCGCTGCGCTTCGAGCGCAGCGAGAGCGAGCCCAAGCTCTTTGAGCACCACTGCGAGGTGGACGTGTCCTTCGGGCCCTGGGAGGCCGTGGCTGATGTCTACGACCTGCTGCACTGCATTGTCACTGACCTGTCTGCCAGGGGCATCACTGTGGACCACCAGTGCATTGGGGTGTGTGACAAGCACCTCATCAACCACTACTACTGCAAGCGCCCCATCTACGAGTTCAAGATCACCTGGTGGTGA